From one Triticum urartu cultivar G1812 chromosome 3, Tu2.1, whole genome shotgun sequence genomic stretch:
- the LOC125545745 gene encoding uncharacterized protein LOC125545745 isoform X2 produces the protein MAGEKAGTGASSSSRPRRSSRNAADGKKTALRVAGDGKQSPLRVAAASDGKRMVMGVSVDAASTTLHPIDLRSDGAPAEGRTEVAKFVHNFYCALNFNLLGLYRFYADDAEFVWNFNGRRLNLKTAKEIKSYLYRASTKMKFHASHFDLLSIPGQSSVMLTVYGTIKSADNKPRSFVETFVLDIPGRLILRDSLVVQENALEVPEVSSPKKLQDHTASIMCTNDSQNHCGICNKKWYPLEKDWVCCDRCQMWLHVERDPNCSRDMEKVEKSEYFCPGCTSECKDVLTLSTLKQKSPEPIIVSCAGKEGVYKPVEKMIECRCKICLKNLTPVVMSTNVWEKHTGCRQKNWKKSIKLKGTEKPLFKLLEEIPEGTGISSIASEIQQVSSVDTSDQPAAETSDQPAAETSYQQAAETSELAAVTSDQTSASLSYAMSGNKSQKSKVCILHDYDRMKSHQDKDTDHKYEKASRISEIMNTLNQDGVLDRTEREPFDSADREIILAIHDPEQLDYVDDLPLTDEEQDAKFSKVAGVSVFSSEGTTEAIYSAAGAVIRGSDLVVEEYYETAFAIIRPPGHHAYKISEGFCFLNNVGIAIQHVVDHHHMERVLAVDFDVHHGNGTQELFYGSEQVLFFSTHTRDLYYPASKNSANDIGEGWAWVIT, from the exons ATGGCTGGGGAGAAAGCTGGTAccggcgcctcctcctcctctcgtcCTCGGAGGAGTTCG AGAAACGCCGCCGACGGGAAGAAGACTGCTCTCCGAGTCGCCGGCGACGGGAAGCAGAGTCCTCTCCGagtcgccgccgcctccgacGGGAAGCGGATGGTTATGGGCGTCTCTGTCGACGCCGCTTCCACCACTTTGCACCCTATTGATCTACGATCCGACGGCGCCCCTGCTGAGGGGCGTACTGAAGTG GCCAAGTTTGTTCACAACTTCTACTGTGCCCTAAACTTTAATCTGTTAGGATTGTATCGTTTCTATGCCGACGATGCTGAGTTTGTCTGGAATTTCAATGGCCGTCGACTTAATCTGAAAACTGCAAAG GAAATTAAGAGTTATCTGTATAGGGCATCAACCAAAATGAAATTCCATGCATCACATTTTGATTTATTATCGATTCCTGGGCAAAGTTCTGTAATGCTGACCGTTTATGGAACAATCAAATCGGCTGATAACAAGCCTAGGAGCTTTGTGGAAACTTTTGTGCTTGATATTCCTGGACGTCTTATATTGAGGGATTCCTTGGTTGTGCAAGAAAATG CTCTAGAAGTACCAGAAGTGAGTAGTCCCAAGAAGCTCCAAGACCATACTGCAAGTATCATGTGTACTAATGAT TCACAGAATCACTGTGGAATTTGCAATAAGAAATGGTATCCCCTAGAGAAAGACTGG GTCTGTTGTGACCGTTGTCAAATGTGGCTCCATGTTGAGCGTGACCCTAATTGCAGTCGTGACATGGAG AAGGTAGAAAAGTCAGAGTATTTCTGCCCTGGCTGTACGTCTGAATGCAAAGATGTATTGACACTTAG CACTTTGAAGCAAAAATCACCTGAACCCATAATTGTGTCGTGTGCTGGAAAGGAAGGAGTCTATAAACCAGTAGAAAAAAT GATCGAATGTCGATGCAAAATTTGCTTGAAAAATCTAACTCCAGTCGTGATGTCTACGAATGTATGGGAGAAACATACTGGTTGCCGCCAAAAGAATTGGAAGAAGAGTATTAAGCTCAAGGGCACTGAGAAGCCTCTCTTTAAACTT CTTGAAGAGATACCTGAAGGAACTGGCATATCTTCTATTGCAAGTGAAATTCAGCAGGTTTCTTCTGTTGATACATCTGACCAGCCAGCTGCTGAAACATCTGACCAGCCAGCTGCTGAAACATCCTACCAGCAAGCTGCTGAAACATCTGAGCTAGCTGCTGTTACATCTGATCAGACATCTGCAAGCCTCTCTTATGCGATGTCGGGAAACAAG TCGCAAAAATCAAAAGTCTGCATCTTACATGATTATGATAGGATGAAGTCCCATCAGGATAAGGACACTGATCATAAATATGAAAAGGCATCTAGGATTTCTGAAATAATGAATACATTGAATCAAGATGGTGTTCTTGACAG AACTGAGAGGGAACCGTTTGATAGTGCTGATCGTGAGATAATTCTGGCTATCCATGATCCTGAGCAGTTGGATTATGTTGATGATTTGCCATTGACAGATGAGGAGCAGGACGCAAAATTTTCTAAAGTGGCTGGAGTTAGTGTATTCTCTTCTGAAGGAACTACCGAAGCTATTTACAGTGCAGCTGGGGCCGTGATAAGG GGTTCCGACCTTGTGGTTGAAGAGTATTATGAGACTGCTTTTGCAATAATCAGACCTCCAGGGCATCATGCTTATaagatttctgaaggtttctgcTTTTTGAACAACGTTGGTATAGCTATTCAACATGTTGTTGACCACCAT CACATGGAAAGAGTTTTGGCGGTTGATTTCGATGTGCATCATGGCAATGGCACGCAGGAACTCTTTTATGGAAGCGAACAAGTTCTTTTCTTTTCCACACATAC GCGTGATCTCTACTATCCTGCATCAAAAAATAGCGCAAACGATATTGGTGAGGGGTGGGCTTGGGTTATAACATAA
- the LOC125545745 gene encoding uncharacterized protein LOC125545745 isoform X1 produces MAGEKAGTGASSSSRPRRSSRNAADGKKTALRVAGDGKQSPLRVAAASDGKRMVMGVSVDAASTTLHPIDLRSDGAPAEGRTEVAKFVHNFYCALNFNLLGLYRFYADDAEFVWNFNGRRLNLKTAKEIKSYLYRASTKMKFHASHFDLLSIPGQSSVMLTVYGTIKSADNKPRSFVETFVLDIPGRLILRDSLVVQENALEVPEVSSPKKLQDHTASIMCTNDSQNHCGICNKKWYPLEKDWVCCDRCQMWLHVERDPNCSRDMEKVEKSEYFCPGCTSECKDVLTLSTLKQKSPEPIIVSCAGKEGVYKPVEKMIECRCKICLKNLTPVVMSTNVWEKHTGCRQKNWKKSIKLKGTEKPLFKLLEEIPEGTGISSIASEIQQVSSVDTSDQPAAETSDQPAAETSYQQAAETSELAAVTSDQTSASLSYAMSGNKQSQKSKVCILHDYDRMKSHQDKDTDHKYEKASRISEIMNTLNQDGVLDRTEREPFDSADREIILAIHDPEQLDYVDDLPLTDEEQDAKFSKVAGVSVFSSEGTTEAIYSAAGAVIRGSDLVVEEYYETAFAIIRPPGHHAYKISEGFCFLNNVGIAIQHVVDHHHMERVLAVDFDVHHGNGTQELFYGSEQVLFFSTHTRDLYYPASKNSANDIGEGWAWVIT; encoded by the exons ATGGCTGGGGAGAAAGCTGGTAccggcgcctcctcctcctctcgtcCTCGGAGGAGTTCG AGAAACGCCGCCGACGGGAAGAAGACTGCTCTCCGAGTCGCCGGCGACGGGAAGCAGAGTCCTCTCCGagtcgccgccgcctccgacGGGAAGCGGATGGTTATGGGCGTCTCTGTCGACGCCGCTTCCACCACTTTGCACCCTATTGATCTACGATCCGACGGCGCCCCTGCTGAGGGGCGTACTGAAGTG GCCAAGTTTGTTCACAACTTCTACTGTGCCCTAAACTTTAATCTGTTAGGATTGTATCGTTTCTATGCCGACGATGCTGAGTTTGTCTGGAATTTCAATGGCCGTCGACTTAATCTGAAAACTGCAAAG GAAATTAAGAGTTATCTGTATAGGGCATCAACCAAAATGAAATTCCATGCATCACATTTTGATTTATTATCGATTCCTGGGCAAAGTTCTGTAATGCTGACCGTTTATGGAACAATCAAATCGGCTGATAACAAGCCTAGGAGCTTTGTGGAAACTTTTGTGCTTGATATTCCTGGACGTCTTATATTGAGGGATTCCTTGGTTGTGCAAGAAAATG CTCTAGAAGTACCAGAAGTGAGTAGTCCCAAGAAGCTCCAAGACCATACTGCAAGTATCATGTGTACTAATGAT TCACAGAATCACTGTGGAATTTGCAATAAGAAATGGTATCCCCTAGAGAAAGACTGG GTCTGTTGTGACCGTTGTCAAATGTGGCTCCATGTTGAGCGTGACCCTAATTGCAGTCGTGACATGGAG AAGGTAGAAAAGTCAGAGTATTTCTGCCCTGGCTGTACGTCTGAATGCAAAGATGTATTGACACTTAG CACTTTGAAGCAAAAATCACCTGAACCCATAATTGTGTCGTGTGCTGGAAAGGAAGGAGTCTATAAACCAGTAGAAAAAAT GATCGAATGTCGATGCAAAATTTGCTTGAAAAATCTAACTCCAGTCGTGATGTCTACGAATGTATGGGAGAAACATACTGGTTGCCGCCAAAAGAATTGGAAGAAGAGTATTAAGCTCAAGGGCACTGAGAAGCCTCTCTTTAAACTT CTTGAAGAGATACCTGAAGGAACTGGCATATCTTCTATTGCAAGTGAAATTCAGCAGGTTTCTTCTGTTGATACATCTGACCAGCCAGCTGCTGAAACATCTGACCAGCCAGCTGCTGAAACATCCTACCAGCAAGCTGCTGAAACATCTGAGCTAGCTGCTGTTACATCTGATCAGACATCTGCAAGCCTCTCTTATGCGATGTCGGGAAACAAG CAGTCGCAAAAATCAAAAGTCTGCATCTTACATGATTATGATAGGATGAAGTCCCATCAGGATAAGGACACTGATCATAAATATGAAAAGGCATCTAGGATTTCTGAAATAATGAATACATTGAATCAAGATGGTGTTCTTGACAG AACTGAGAGGGAACCGTTTGATAGTGCTGATCGTGAGATAATTCTGGCTATCCATGATCCTGAGCAGTTGGATTATGTTGATGATTTGCCATTGACAGATGAGGAGCAGGACGCAAAATTTTCTAAAGTGGCTGGAGTTAGTGTATTCTCTTCTGAAGGAACTACCGAAGCTATTTACAGTGCAGCTGGGGCCGTGATAAGG GGTTCCGACCTTGTGGTTGAAGAGTATTATGAGACTGCTTTTGCAATAATCAGACCTCCAGGGCATCATGCTTATaagatttctgaaggtttctgcTTTTTGAACAACGTTGGTATAGCTATTCAACATGTTGTTGACCACCAT CACATGGAAAGAGTTTTGGCGGTTGATTTCGATGTGCATCATGGCAATGGCACGCAGGAACTCTTTTATGGAAGCGAACAAGTTCTTTTCTTTTCCACACATAC GCGTGATCTCTACTATCCTGCATCAAAAAATAGCGCAAACGATATTGGTGAGGGGTGGGCTTGGGTTATAACATAA
- the LOC125545745 gene encoding uncharacterized protein LOC125545745 isoform X3 gives MAGEKAGTGASSSSRPRRSSRNAADGKKTALRVAGDGKQSPLRVAAASDGKRMVMGVSVDAASTTLHPIDLRSDGAPAEGRTEVAKFVHNFYCALNFNLLGLYRFYADDAEFVWNFNGRRLNLKTAKEIKSYLYRASTKMKFHASHFDLLSIPGQSSVMLTVYGTIKSADNKPRSFVETFVLDIPGRLILRDSLVVQENALEVPEVSSPKKLQDHTASIMCTNDVCCDRCQMWLHVERDPNCSRDMEKVEKSEYFCPGCTSECKDVLTLSTLKQKSPEPIIVSCAGKEGVYKPVEKMIECRCKICLKNLTPVVMSTNVWEKHTGCRQKNWKKSIKLKGTEKPLFKLLEEIPEGTGISSIASEIQQVSSVDTSDQPAAETSDQPAAETSYQQAAETSELAAVTSDQTSASLSYAMSGNKQSQKSKVCILHDYDRMKSHQDKDTDHKYEKASRISEIMNTLNQDGVLDRTEREPFDSADREIILAIHDPEQLDYVDDLPLTDEEQDAKFSKVAGVSVFSSEGTTEAIYSAAGAVIRGSDLVVEEYYETAFAIIRPPGHHAYKISEGFCFLNNVGIAIQHVVDHHHMERVLAVDFDVHHGNGTQELFYGSEQVLFFSTHTRDLYYPASKNSANDIGEGWAWVIT, from the exons ATGGCTGGGGAGAAAGCTGGTAccggcgcctcctcctcctctcgtcCTCGGAGGAGTTCG AGAAACGCCGCCGACGGGAAGAAGACTGCTCTCCGAGTCGCCGGCGACGGGAAGCAGAGTCCTCTCCGagtcgccgccgcctccgacGGGAAGCGGATGGTTATGGGCGTCTCTGTCGACGCCGCTTCCACCACTTTGCACCCTATTGATCTACGATCCGACGGCGCCCCTGCTGAGGGGCGTACTGAAGTG GCCAAGTTTGTTCACAACTTCTACTGTGCCCTAAACTTTAATCTGTTAGGATTGTATCGTTTCTATGCCGACGATGCTGAGTTTGTCTGGAATTTCAATGGCCGTCGACTTAATCTGAAAACTGCAAAG GAAATTAAGAGTTATCTGTATAGGGCATCAACCAAAATGAAATTCCATGCATCACATTTTGATTTATTATCGATTCCTGGGCAAAGTTCTGTAATGCTGACCGTTTATGGAACAATCAAATCGGCTGATAACAAGCCTAGGAGCTTTGTGGAAACTTTTGTGCTTGATATTCCTGGACGTCTTATATTGAGGGATTCCTTGGTTGTGCAAGAAAATG CTCTAGAAGTACCAGAAGTGAGTAGTCCCAAGAAGCTCCAAGACCATACTGCAAGTATCATGTGTACTAATGAT GTCTGTTGTGACCGTTGTCAAATGTGGCTCCATGTTGAGCGTGACCCTAATTGCAGTCGTGACATGGAG AAGGTAGAAAAGTCAGAGTATTTCTGCCCTGGCTGTACGTCTGAATGCAAAGATGTATTGACACTTAG CACTTTGAAGCAAAAATCACCTGAACCCATAATTGTGTCGTGTGCTGGAAAGGAAGGAGTCTATAAACCAGTAGAAAAAAT GATCGAATGTCGATGCAAAATTTGCTTGAAAAATCTAACTCCAGTCGTGATGTCTACGAATGTATGGGAGAAACATACTGGTTGCCGCCAAAAGAATTGGAAGAAGAGTATTAAGCTCAAGGGCACTGAGAAGCCTCTCTTTAAACTT CTTGAAGAGATACCTGAAGGAACTGGCATATCTTCTATTGCAAGTGAAATTCAGCAGGTTTCTTCTGTTGATACATCTGACCAGCCAGCTGCTGAAACATCTGACCAGCCAGCTGCTGAAACATCCTACCAGCAAGCTGCTGAAACATCTGAGCTAGCTGCTGTTACATCTGATCAGACATCTGCAAGCCTCTCTTATGCGATGTCGGGAAACAAG CAGTCGCAAAAATCAAAAGTCTGCATCTTACATGATTATGATAGGATGAAGTCCCATCAGGATAAGGACACTGATCATAAATATGAAAAGGCATCTAGGATTTCTGAAATAATGAATACATTGAATCAAGATGGTGTTCTTGACAG AACTGAGAGGGAACCGTTTGATAGTGCTGATCGTGAGATAATTCTGGCTATCCATGATCCTGAGCAGTTGGATTATGTTGATGATTTGCCATTGACAGATGAGGAGCAGGACGCAAAATTTTCTAAAGTGGCTGGAGTTAGTGTATTCTCTTCTGAAGGAACTACCGAAGCTATTTACAGTGCAGCTGGGGCCGTGATAAGG GGTTCCGACCTTGTGGTTGAAGAGTATTATGAGACTGCTTTTGCAATAATCAGACCTCCAGGGCATCATGCTTATaagatttctgaaggtttctgcTTTTTGAACAACGTTGGTATAGCTATTCAACATGTTGTTGACCACCAT CACATGGAAAGAGTTTTGGCGGTTGATTTCGATGTGCATCATGGCAATGGCACGCAGGAACTCTTTTATGGAAGCGAACAAGTTCTTTTCTTTTCCACACATAC GCGTGATCTCTACTATCCTGCATCAAAAAATAGCGCAAACGATATTGGTGAGGGGTGGGCTTGGGTTATAACATAA